GCTACTCCTTCTCAATTTGACCTGACTTGTGCTTGGTCTAGTTACTCTTATATCATCGCCTCCATTGGTCAAGGAACCGTCAGCGATATCCAAAGCTGGTGTCTTGATGACTATGGTCAATTTCAGTCAGAGGAAATTGTTATTTTGGCATCAGAACCTATTCTCTGATCGTCCTGACTTTTTGTGTTTTCCTACTCAATAAACCCATGTTGAACCCGAATCTGGATGAAATCCAGTTAACGAAAGAAGAATACGAACGTTACTCCCGTCACTTAATTTTGCCGGAAGTGGGATTAGAAGGGCAAAAACGCCTGAAAGTAGCCAGTGTTTTGTGTATCGGTACTGGCGGGTTAGGTTCACCTCTCCTCTTATATCTAGCTGCGGCAGGAATTGGGCGGATTGGAATTGTTGATTTTGATGTGGTAGATTACTCCAATCTGCAACGTCAAGTCATTCACGGAACTTCTTGGGTAGGTAAACCCAAGATTGAATCTGCCAAAAATCGGATTTTAGAAATCAATCCCTATTGTCAAGTAGACCTCTATGAAACGCGGTTGAGTTCGGAAAATGCCTTAGATATCATTAAACCTTATGATATCGTAGTTGATGGAACTGATAACTTCCCCACCCGATACTTAGTTAATGATGCCTGCGTTTTGTTAAATAAACCGAACGTTTACGGTTCTATTTTCCGCTTTGAAGGACAAGCCACAGTATTTAACTATGAAGGTGGTCCAAACTATCGCGATCTATACCCAGAACCACCACCACCAGGGATGGTTCCTTCTTGCGCTGAAGGTGGGGTATTGGGGATTTTACCAGGGATTATTGGGGTGATTCAAGCCACTGAGACAGTAAAAATCATCATCGGTCAGGGAACCACTTTGAGTGGTAGATTGATGCTCTATAATGCCTTAGAAATGAAGTTCCGCGAGTTGAAACTTCGTCCCAATCCCGAACGACCAGTAATTGAAAAGCTAATTGATTACGAGCAATTCTGCGGGATTCCTCAAGCTAAAGCCCAAGAAGCTCAACAGCAGCAAGATATGGCAGAAATGACAGTTATTGAACTCAAAGAATTACTAGATAGCGGTGCTGATGACTTTGTATTAATCGACGTGCGTAACCCCAATGAGTACGAAATTGCTCGGATTCCTGGTTCCGTCTTGGTTCCATTACCTGATATCGAACAAGGTGCAGGGGTTGAGAAGGTGAAGCAACTCGTCAATGGTCATCGTTTGATTGCTCATTGTAAAATGGGTGGGCGATCGGCTAAAGCCTTGGGTATTCTTAAAGAAGCTGGACTTCAGGGTACTAACGTTAAAGGTGGGATTACCGCTTGGAGTCGGGAAGTAGATTCTTCAGTCCCAGAATATTAATCTATAACCGTTCTGGGTTTTATAAGCTAGTGATGGGCGGGCAAAATGCCCGCCCAAACTGACGGGAGTGACAACCTAGCTAGAAAGCTTCCTGTATAATTACTATCAAATTCGTGGTGGAAAAGATGAATCCTAGAAAGTAGAAAAAGCTCCTTTTTTCCTACTTTCTTTTCCCGATCGAATCACTCAAACAAACGATAATAAGGGTAACGAGGCGGTACACCTGGTTCTTTGTCTAGGTCAAAATTAATTACTTCCCAGCAAGGATCGGCTTCAGTTTCAGAGCTAAACTCTACTGGTAACCCATATAATCTGGCGTAATTAGTATCGTTTTGGTTCTGCCAGTTGGTAGTTTGTTCTAAACAGCCACTAATTAAATCTTTATAACGACTGGCAATAATCACCCGTGTTGCCCGATAACCTTGGGTATAGAGTCGGTCTAGAGCTTCATGGATTTCAAATCGAATGCCATCAGGATGAGTGTGCTGACGATACCACTCATTCTCCCAGTGTCGCCAATGCCGTCCCGACTGTAAATGAGTTAATTCTCCAGTTTTAGGATCGGTTTCAAAAGCGCCATGACGAGGGCATAAATATGTATCTGTGAGGGTCAATGCCGGAATCATCTGACGGCAGTGGGGACATTGAATCTCTGGGCCGAAAATGGGGTACTGCAAGCCTAGATTCATCATC
Above is a genomic segment from Merismopedia glauca CCAP 1448/3 containing:
- the moeB gene encoding molybdopterin-synthase adenylyltransferase MoeB codes for the protein MLNPNLDEIQLTKEEYERYSRHLILPEVGLEGQKRLKVASVLCIGTGGLGSPLLLYLAAAGIGRIGIVDFDVVDYSNLQRQVIHGTSWVGKPKIESAKNRILEINPYCQVDLYETRLSSENALDIIKPYDIVVDGTDNFPTRYLVNDACVLLNKPNVYGSIFRFEGQATVFNYEGGPNYRDLYPEPPPPGMVPSCAEGGVLGILPGIIGVIQATETVKIIIGQGTTLSGRLMLYNALEMKFRELKLRPNPERPVIEKLIDYEQFCGIPQAKAQEAQQQQDMAEMTVIELKELLDSGADDFVLIDVRNPNEYEIARIPGSVLVPLPDIEQGAGVEKVKQLVNGHRLIAHCKMGGRSAKALGILKEAGLQGTNVKGGITAWSREVDSSVPEY
- a CDS encoding TIGR02652 family protein encodes the protein MMNLGLQYPIFGPEIQCPHCRQMIPALTLTDTYLCPRHGAFETDPKTGELTHLQSGRHWRHWENEWYRQHTHPDGIRFEIHEALDRLYTQGYRATRVIIASRYKDLISGCLEQTTNWQNQNDTNYARLYGLPVEFSSETEADPCWEVINFDLDKEPGVPPRYPYYRLFE